One window of the Ciona intestinalis unplaced genomic scaffold, KH HT000124.2, whole genome shotgun sequence genome contains the following:
- the LOC100181683 gene encoding extensin isoform X1, whose protein sequence is MPGRLLFKQSYPEPMENVPAASLSLERDVTRLGWLYKKAGSSKIKFTSLSNYDKRYFIILKGWVYYYKDDHSAAPQGYFSLEGYSNKIFPAEEERCAALQWVFKLYPKSSSNNKRTWYLAPESERSMNEWRESFRIEIDKHNITESSLRASRSLPEKRNSTLHMEATEGRPQSFTITQNTRFCNSVETSRSCSSYGSEVSVLSNETDDGYETLIPREDKPLPALPHMGIPPPNPRDFQPMVDEQNYDVVGTVQPPQPSPLSPRMNMNVHRQIGRMSSQPIDPPPPPPCKPQTTENHEGNYEEPVFFKGNSPRSRLDSYNKPLPPLPNENKPLPPTPEESQENYIDVAGNVDNYDIVQGEYQQLESDDSYENNPISSPVNQTSPVNQYRPPHLHNKPPTPGAKPNMMQQLKQTLEGNKHPPPPPGLKPTSNTFDHKPPTSPINRPKLKTPKPSPKKSHPMPTLQAAYEEPPQVQPAYVDTSVIQAEYLDTSQFEPTQTHNPPMPPPKPASNFAMKPPHGRQGYPLPSNRNRPSLSEDHTVSNIGGDQFKLHSPNKSSTLPNMQGLRSPFSPTLPETFEEKPKPARNNFQEQKKTFTLPANQFNLLGTEGKSLSPPPTASKPLPPPPAASKPLPPPPTASKPLPPPPAASKPSSPPPAASKPLPPTPAASKPLPPPPTASKPLPSTPAAWNSSTASPGAFKPSSVATNNYKPQNIESKPFTRPPVTSKPLNRPPTADRPFNPPPTADRPFNAPPTANRPFNQPPTANRPCNPHPKADRPFNPPPTAEKPGRKPPLATKPPKVGPEKHLKPAFGAGEPGRQDSTNANSSFASRLQMFQGK, encoded by the exons ATGCCAGGCagattattgtttaaacaaagttacCCCGAACCCATGGAAAATGTTCCAGCTGCGAGTTTGTCGTTAGAACGCGATGTAACCAGGTTGGGATGGTTGTATAAAAAGGCAGGAAgcagtaaaattaaatttacatcACTCAGTAATT ACGATAAAAGATACTTCATAATACTGAAGGGTTGggtttattattacaaagacGACCACTCAGCTGCCCCACAAGGCTACTTCTCGTTGGAAGGATATAGTAATAA AATATTCCCCGCTGAGGAAGAACGATGTGCAGCGCTCCAATGGGTGTTTAAACTTTACCCAAAGTCAAGCAGCAACAATAAGCGAACGTGGTACCTTGCTCCTG AAAGTGAACgatcaatgaatgaatggagaGAATCATTCAGGATAGAAAttgataaacataatataacag AAAGTTCCCTTCGAGCGAGTCGATCGTTGCCGGAGAAACGTAACTCAACTCTCCACATGGAGGCGACAGAGGGACGTCCACAGAGTTTCACCATCACCCAAAACACTAG GTTTTGCAACTCTGTTGAAACATCTAGAAGTTGTAGCAGTTATGGAAGTGAGGTTTCTGTTTTATCAAACGAAACCGACGATGGATATGAGACGTTAATACCTCGGG AAGATAAACCTCTGCCCGCCCTCCCACACATGGgtattcccccacccaaccCCCGGGACTTCCAACCCATGGTGGACGAACAAAACTACGACGTTGTGGGAACCGTTCAGCCACCCCAACCCTCACCCCTCAGTCCACGAATGAACATGAATGTTCACCGACAAATTGGTCGGATGTCGAGTCAACCCATTGACCCCCCACCTCCCCCACCATGCAAACCCCAAACCACTGAGAATCACGAAGGTAATTATGAAGAACCCGTGTTCTTCAAAGGGAATTCTCCAAGGTCAAGGTTGGATAGTTACAACAAACCACTTCCACCTCTTCCAAATGAAAATAAACCTCTCCCTCCAACACCAGAAGAATCGCAG GAAAACTACATTGATGTTGCGGGGAATGTGGATAATTATGACATTGTACAAGGTGAATATCAACAACTTGAAAGTGATGACAGTTATGAAAACAATCCAATTTcatcacctgtcaatcaaacatcacctgtcaatcaataCCGTCCCCCACATTTACATAACAAACCCCCAACCCCTGGAGCCAAGCCAAACATGATGCAACAGTTGAAACAGACACTTGAGGGCAACAAACACCCCCCGCCCCCACCTGGGTTAAAACCAACATCGAACACATTCGACCACAAACCCCCAACTTCACCGATCAATCGGCCAAAGTTAAAGACACCAAAACCTTCACCTAAGAAGTCTCACCCCATGCCAACCCTCCAAGCAGCGTATGAGGAACCTCCCCAAGTGCAGCCAGCATACGTCGATACCTCTGTAATACAAGCAGAGTACCTCGACACCTCACAGTTCGAACCCACACAAACCCACAACCCCCCAATGCCACCACCTAAACCTGCGTCAAATTTTGCCATGAAGCCCCCACATGGTAGGCAAGGTTATCCCCTCCCCTCCAATAGAAACCGACCTTCTCTATCCGAAGACCACACTGTATCGAATATAGGAGGCGACCAGTTCAAACTGCACTCACCAAATAAATCATCTACACTCCCAAACATGCAAGGTTTAAGATCCCCCTTCAGTCCAACTCTGCCGGAAACTTTTGAAGAAAAACCTAAACCAGCGAGGAACAATTTCCAAGAgcagaaaaaaacttttacgcTTCCTGCAAACCAATTTAACTTATTAGGTACTGAAGGAAAATCTTTATCACCGCCACCTACAGCTTCAAAACCTTTACCACCTCCCCCTGCAGCTTCAAAACCTTTACCACCTCCCCCTACAGCTTCAAAACCTTTACCACCTCCCCCTGCAGCTTCAAAACCTTCATCACCTCCCCCTGCAGCCTCAAAACCTTTACCACCCACCCCTGCAGCTTCAAAACCTTTACCACCTCCCCCTACAGCTTCAAAACCTTTACCATCCACCCCTGCAGCATGGAACTCCTCTACAGCCAGCCCTGGAGCTTTTAAACCATCTTCTGTTGCcacaaacaattataaaccgCAAAACATTGAGTCAAAACCATTTACACGTCCCCCTGTAACAAGCAAACCCCTTAACAGACCTCCTACAGCAGATAGACCCTTCAACCCACCCCCTACAGCAGATAGACCCTTCAACGCACCCCCTACAGCAAATAGACCGTTTAACCAACCCCCTACAGCAAATAGACCGTGTAACCCACACCCTAAAGCTGATAGACCCTTTAACCCACCCCCTACAGCAGAAAAGCCAGGAAGAAAACCACCTTTAGCAACCAAACCTCCGAAGGTTGGACCagaaaaacacttaaaaccAGCCTTTGGAGCGGGGGAACCTGGTAGGCAAGACTCCACAAACGCAAATTCCTCGTTTGCATCAAGATTACAAATGTTTCAAGgaaaatag
- the LOC100181683 gene encoding extensin isoform X3, giving the protein MNEWRESFRIEIDKHNITESSLRASRSLPEKRNSTLHMEATEGRPQSFTITQNTRFCNSVETSRSCSSYGSEVSVLSNETDDGYETLIPREDKPLPALPHMGIPPPNPRDFQPMVDEQNYDVVGTVQPPQPSPLSPRMNMNVHRQIGRMSSQPIDPPPPPPCKPQTTENHEGNYEEPVFFKGNSPRSRLDSYNKPLPPLPNENKPLPPTPEESQENYIDVAGNVDNYDIVQGEYQQLESDDSYENNPISSPVNQTSPVNQYRPPHLHNKPPTPGAKPNMMQQLKQTLEGNKHPPPPPGLKPTSNTFDHKPPTSPINRPKLKTPKPSPKKSHPMPTLQAAYEEPPQVQPAYVDTSVIQAEYLDTSQFEPTQTHNPPMPPPKPASNFAMKPPHGRQGYPLPSNRNRPSLSEDHTVSNIGGDQFKLHSPNKSSTLPNMQGLRSPFSPTLPETFEEKPKPARNNFQEQKKTFTLPANQFNLLGTEGKSLSPPPTASKPLPPPPAASKPLPPPPTASKPLPPPPAASKPSSPPPAASKPLPPTPAASKPLPPPPTASKPLPSTPAAWNSSTASPGAFKPSSVATNNYKPQNIESKPFTRPPVTSKPLNRPPTADRPFNPPPTADRPFNAPPTANRPFNQPPTANRPCNPHPKADRPFNPPPTAEKPGRKPPLATKPPKVGPEKHLKPAFGAGEPGRQDSTNANSSFASRLQMFQGK; this is encoded by the exons atgaatgaatggagaGAATCATTCAGGATAGAAAttgataaacataatataacag AAAGTTCCCTTCGAGCGAGTCGATCGTTGCCGGAGAAACGTAACTCAACTCTCCACATGGAGGCGACAGAGGGACGTCCACAGAGTTTCACCATCACCCAAAACACTAG GTTTTGCAACTCTGTTGAAACATCTAGAAGTTGTAGCAGTTATGGAAGTGAGGTTTCTGTTTTATCAAACGAAACCGACGATGGATATGAGACGTTAATACCTCGGG AAGATAAACCTCTGCCCGCCCTCCCACACATGGgtattcccccacccaaccCCCGGGACTTCCAACCCATGGTGGACGAACAAAACTACGACGTTGTGGGAACCGTTCAGCCACCCCAACCCTCACCCCTCAGTCCACGAATGAACATGAATGTTCACCGACAAATTGGTCGGATGTCGAGTCAACCCATTGACCCCCCACCTCCCCCACCATGCAAACCCCAAACCACTGAGAATCACGAAGGTAATTATGAAGAACCCGTGTTCTTCAAAGGGAATTCTCCAAGGTCAAGGTTGGATAGTTACAACAAACCACTTCCACCTCTTCCAAATGAAAATAAACCTCTCCCTCCAACACCAGAAGAATCGCAG GAAAACTACATTGATGTTGCGGGGAATGTGGATAATTATGACATTGTACAAGGTGAATATCAACAACTTGAAAGTGATGACAGTTATGAAAACAATCCAATTTcatcacctgtcaatcaaacatcacctgtcaatcaataCCGTCCCCCACATTTACATAACAAACCCCCAACCCCTGGAGCCAAGCCAAACATGATGCAACAGTTGAAACAGACACTTGAGGGCAACAAACACCCCCCGCCCCCACCTGGGTTAAAACCAACATCGAACACATTCGACCACAAACCCCCAACTTCACCGATCAATCGGCCAAAGTTAAAGACACCAAAACCTTCACCTAAGAAGTCTCACCCCATGCCAACCCTCCAAGCAGCGTATGAGGAACCTCCCCAAGTGCAGCCAGCATACGTCGATACCTCTGTAATACAAGCAGAGTACCTCGACACCTCACAGTTCGAACCCACACAAACCCACAACCCCCCAATGCCACCACCTAAACCTGCGTCAAATTTTGCCATGAAGCCCCCACATGGTAGGCAAGGTTATCCCCTCCCCTCCAATAGAAACCGACCTTCTCTATCCGAAGACCACACTGTATCGAATATAGGAGGCGACCAGTTCAAACTGCACTCACCAAATAAATCATCTACACTCCCAAACATGCAAGGTTTAAGATCCCCCTTCAGTCCAACTCTGCCGGAAACTTTTGAAGAAAAACCTAAACCAGCGAGGAACAATTTCCAAGAgcagaaaaaaacttttacgcTTCCTGCAAACCAATTTAACTTATTAGGTACTGAAGGAAAATCTTTATCACCGCCACCTACAGCTTCAAAACCTTTACCACCTCCCCCTGCAGCTTCAAAACCTTTACCACCTCCCCCTACAGCTTCAAAACCTTTACCACCTCCCCCTGCAGCTTCAAAACCTTCATCACCTCCCCCTGCAGCCTCAAAACCTTTACCACCCACCCCTGCAGCTTCAAAACCTTTACCACCTCCCCCTACAGCTTCAAAACCTTTACCATCCACCCCTGCAGCATGGAACTCCTCTACAGCCAGCCCTGGAGCTTTTAAACCATCTTCTGTTGCcacaaacaattataaaccgCAAAACATTGAGTCAAAACCATTTACACGTCCCCCTGTAACAAGCAAACCCCTTAACAGACCTCCTACAGCAGATAGACCCTTCAACCCACCCCCTACAGCAGATAGACCCTTCAACGCACCCCCTACAGCAAATAGACCGTTTAACCAACCCCCTACAGCAAATAGACCGTGTAACCCACACCCTAAAGCTGATAGACCCTTTAACCCACCCCCTACAGCAGAAAAGCCAGGAAGAAAACCACCTTTAGCAACCAAACCTCCGAAGGTTGGACCagaaaaacacttaaaaccAGCCTTTGGAGCGGGGGAACCTGGTAGGCAAGACTCCACAAACGCAAATTCCTCGTTTGCATCAAGATTACAAATGTTTCAAGgaaaatag
- the LOC100181683 gene encoding extensin isoform X2, with protein sequence MLISVYHNDKRYFIILKGWVYYYKDDHSAAPQGYFSLEGYSNKIFPAEEERCAALQWVFKLYPKSSSNNKRTWYLAPESERSMNEWRESFRIEIDKHNITESSLRASRSLPEKRNSTLHMEATEGRPQSFTITQNTRFCNSVETSRSCSSYGSEVSVLSNETDDGYETLIPREDKPLPALPHMGIPPPNPRDFQPMVDEQNYDVVGTVQPPQPSPLSPRMNMNVHRQIGRMSSQPIDPPPPPPCKPQTTENHEGNYEEPVFFKGNSPRSRLDSYNKPLPPLPNENKPLPPTPEESQENYIDVAGNVDNYDIVQGEYQQLESDDSYENNPISSPVNQTSPVNQYRPPHLHNKPPTPGAKPNMMQQLKQTLEGNKHPPPPPGLKPTSNTFDHKPPTSPINRPKLKTPKPSPKKSHPMPTLQAAYEEPPQVQPAYVDTSVIQAEYLDTSQFEPTQTHNPPMPPPKPASNFAMKPPHGRQGYPLPSNRNRPSLSEDHTVSNIGGDQFKLHSPNKSSTLPNMQGLRSPFSPTLPETFEEKPKPARNNFQEQKKTFTLPANQFNLLGTEGKSLSPPPTASKPLPPPPAASKPLPPPPTASKPLPPPPAASKPSSPPPAASKPLPPTPAASKPLPPPPTASKPLPSTPAAWNSSTASPGAFKPSSVATNNYKPQNIESKPFTRPPVTSKPLNRPPTADRPFNPPPTADRPFNAPPTANRPFNQPPTANRPCNPHPKADRPFNPPPTAEKPGRKPPLATKPPKVGPEKHLKPAFGAGEPGRQDSTNANSSFASRLQMFQGK encoded by the exons ATGTTAATATCCGTATATCATA ACGATAAAAGATACTTCATAATACTGAAGGGTTGggtttattattacaaagacGACCACTCAGCTGCCCCACAAGGCTACTTCTCGTTGGAAGGATATAGTAATAA AATATTCCCCGCTGAGGAAGAACGATGTGCAGCGCTCCAATGGGTGTTTAAACTTTACCCAAAGTCAAGCAGCAACAATAAGCGAACGTGGTACCTTGCTCCTG AAAGTGAACgatcaatgaatgaatggagaGAATCATTCAGGATAGAAAttgataaacataatataacag AAAGTTCCCTTCGAGCGAGTCGATCGTTGCCGGAGAAACGTAACTCAACTCTCCACATGGAGGCGACAGAGGGACGTCCACAGAGTTTCACCATCACCCAAAACACTAG GTTTTGCAACTCTGTTGAAACATCTAGAAGTTGTAGCAGTTATGGAAGTGAGGTTTCTGTTTTATCAAACGAAACCGACGATGGATATGAGACGTTAATACCTCGGG AAGATAAACCTCTGCCCGCCCTCCCACACATGGgtattcccccacccaaccCCCGGGACTTCCAACCCATGGTGGACGAACAAAACTACGACGTTGTGGGAACCGTTCAGCCACCCCAACCCTCACCCCTCAGTCCACGAATGAACATGAATGTTCACCGACAAATTGGTCGGATGTCGAGTCAACCCATTGACCCCCCACCTCCCCCACCATGCAAACCCCAAACCACTGAGAATCACGAAGGTAATTATGAAGAACCCGTGTTCTTCAAAGGGAATTCTCCAAGGTCAAGGTTGGATAGTTACAACAAACCACTTCCACCTCTTCCAAATGAAAATAAACCTCTCCCTCCAACACCAGAAGAATCGCAG GAAAACTACATTGATGTTGCGGGGAATGTGGATAATTATGACATTGTACAAGGTGAATATCAACAACTTGAAAGTGATGACAGTTATGAAAACAATCCAATTTcatcacctgtcaatcaaacatcacctgtcaatcaataCCGTCCCCCACATTTACATAACAAACCCCCAACCCCTGGAGCCAAGCCAAACATGATGCAACAGTTGAAACAGACACTTGAGGGCAACAAACACCCCCCGCCCCCACCTGGGTTAAAACCAACATCGAACACATTCGACCACAAACCCCCAACTTCACCGATCAATCGGCCAAAGTTAAAGACACCAAAACCTTCACCTAAGAAGTCTCACCCCATGCCAACCCTCCAAGCAGCGTATGAGGAACCTCCCCAAGTGCAGCCAGCATACGTCGATACCTCTGTAATACAAGCAGAGTACCTCGACACCTCACAGTTCGAACCCACACAAACCCACAACCCCCCAATGCCACCACCTAAACCTGCGTCAAATTTTGCCATGAAGCCCCCACATGGTAGGCAAGGTTATCCCCTCCCCTCCAATAGAAACCGACCTTCTCTATCCGAAGACCACACTGTATCGAATATAGGAGGCGACCAGTTCAAACTGCACTCACCAAATAAATCATCTACACTCCCAAACATGCAAGGTTTAAGATCCCCCTTCAGTCCAACTCTGCCGGAAACTTTTGAAGAAAAACCTAAACCAGCGAGGAACAATTTCCAAGAgcagaaaaaaacttttacgcTTCCTGCAAACCAATTTAACTTATTAGGTACTGAAGGAAAATCTTTATCACCGCCACCTACAGCTTCAAAACCTTTACCACCTCCCCCTGCAGCTTCAAAACCTTTACCACCTCCCCCTACAGCTTCAAAACCTTTACCACCTCCCCCTGCAGCTTCAAAACCTTCATCACCTCCCCCTGCAGCCTCAAAACCTTTACCACCCACCCCTGCAGCTTCAAAACCTTTACCACCTCCCCCTACAGCTTCAAAACCTTTACCATCCACCCCTGCAGCATGGAACTCCTCTACAGCCAGCCCTGGAGCTTTTAAACCATCTTCTGTTGCcacaaacaattataaaccgCAAAACATTGAGTCAAAACCATTTACACGTCCCCCTGTAACAAGCAAACCCCTTAACAGACCTCCTACAGCAGATAGACCCTTCAACCCACCCCCTACAGCAGATAGACCCTTCAACGCACCCCCTACAGCAAATAGACCGTTTAACCAACCCCCTACAGCAAATAGACCGTGTAACCCACACCCTAAAGCTGATAGACCCTTTAACCCACCCCCTACAGCAGAAAAGCCAGGAAGAAAACCACCTTTAGCAACCAAACCTCCGAAGGTTGGACCagaaaaacacttaaaaccAGCCTTTGGAGCGGGGGAACCTGGTAGGCAAGACTCCACAAACGCAAATTCCTCGTTTGCATCAAGATTACAAATGTTTCAAGgaaaatag